From the Fictibacillus halophilus genome, the window CTGGATCAGCTTATTGGAAAAGAACTTTATCTACATTTAGAAACAACCAATGGCGCATATGCCAATCATAATAACGAGAGTGTTCTAACCGTTAACGCATATATTCGAAACGGTAAAGTAACACCCTTATCAGGAAAAATTATGGGAAACGGCCCATACCGTGTTGGCTTGAAAATTGAGCTAGGATGGATTTATGCAGAAGGCTTAACACATTGGGAAATTGACACTGAAGGAAGGTTACTGATGGCCGGTCATGACGCGGAAGGTCGCCTTGCAGTAGCTCTTCAGCTTAGCTCTTCCCCATTCGACGTATAAGGAGGTTACATTCATGGATGATCATTTACTCGTAATATTCCCCCACCCAGATGATGAAGCATTCGGGGTGTCCGGGACGATTGCTCAACATACAAAAAAAGGCTTACCCGTTACTTATATCTGCTTAACGCTCGGTCAGATGGGTAGAAATATGGGAAACCCGCCATTCGCTACTCGTGAATCGCTTCCTCTGATTCGCCAAAAAGAGCTTGAGGATGCCTGTGCCGCAGTTGGCATTCAAGATCTGCGGCAATTTGGGTTCCGTGACAAAACTGTAGAATTTGAAGATGAGAAGTTTTTAGCTGATCAATTCTTAGCTGTCATTGAAGAGGTTAAACCAACACGTCTAATTACTTTTTATCCAGGGTATAGCGTACACCCTGACCATGAAGCTACAGCAAGAGCCGTCGTGCGTGCAGTAGGAAGCATGCCTGAGATGGATCGTCCGGAGTTATTATGTGTGGCTTTTGCAAAAAATTCTGAGGAAGATTTAGGAGCTCCACATGTTGTAACAGATATCTCCGATGTTTTTGAAGAAAAAATGAACTGCATTAAAGCACATCGATCTCAAACACAATGGCTAGTGGAAAGCGTTGATAAAGATCCTGCTATGCTGGCTTGGGTAAAAAATGAAAGATTTTGGCGTTATCCATTATAAAGAATTATGGTGTAATTAACCCGTTGGCCTAACTAGGCTTCGGGTTATTTTTTATGCGTAAATACTTGAATTTTCAAAAAAATGTACAAATCCATGTAGCATTTTCCTAATATTGTGGTATACTAATTGTAACAAATCGTTCACAATTTAGACGCTAATTCGTCAAAATTGTAAGCGTAAACAATACTTCAAGGGGTTGATTAGTAATGGATGTTTTTATGGTTTACTTATTTGTAGCGACTGCCACACCATTATTTTTATGGAATGATAGTCGTAAGTTAGCCTTATGGCAAACGCCGTTCATCGCCCTTTTATGGACTTACGTTGTGTTATTCATGGCTAATGACAGCTTAAGCTTATTCGTACACAGTTTCTTCATCACCGTATTCATCGCAAACGTCGTTTTTGCTCATTATGCAGCATACATCGTATGGGGTCGTCCATATCTGGCGAAGCGCAAGATGGAAAAAGCAAAATATTAATTCAAACTTTAATCCCCTCTATTATTAGAGGGGTTTTTGCATTCTTTGGTATTTTTTCTCATTCAAATATCCTGATATACTCTTTCATAACACATTCTCGTCCCCCCTCATCTCGTATAACCATATGGTGCTCGGATTTCATACTCGCGCCATAAAATTATGCTTAATACTTACTTCGAGAAACAAAAAACCCCTTGCTAAAAGGATATTCCATCCCTAGCAAGAGGCTTTCAAAATCATTTTTAAATAAATACTATTCCTTATTCATGACTCCCATGTTCACCCGAATCATGCTCACTACCTCCACCATGATTCTCATGGTTTTCAGTCTTCGGTGCATGCTGATCTTTATCGTGCTTCGCGTGACCAGCTGTCATTACCCAAACAGAACCGATTACGATAACAATCGCAACGAATGCTGCGAATAGGATGTTACCGATCTGTACACGGCTCGTCAGGTTACTCTTAGTCGAGTTCTCTGTTACGTGCATGAACATCAAGAGCTGAAGAGCAGCTTGTAAGAACGCAAAACCAAAAATGATAATTAAGATCCAAGTCAATGATAGATCTGTTCCTAGTGCGATCCAAAGTGCGAATAATGTGAGCACGATGGATAAAACGAAACCGATTAAATGCTTCCACGGGAAGCCGTGGTGTTCATTAGCTACAGTTTTATTAGCCATTATGCGTCACCATCCCCATCAGATAAACGGCTGTGAAGATAAAGATCCACACTACGTCTAAGAAGTGCCAGTATAGACTGGTGATGAAAACTTTTGCAGAAGTAGCTGGGGTCAATCCACGTTTTGCTACTTGAATCAAGACCATCGTTACCCAGAAGATACCGAATGTTACGTGGGCACCGTGGGTACCAACCAGAACGAAGAATCCTGACCATGCTGCACTTGTACCGATGTTTGCACCTTCATGAATGAAGTGTAAGAACTCTTGAATCTCGAAGTAAAGGAATCCTAGTCCAAGACCAAGTGTAATAGCCATCCATGTGATCAAACCTTTTACATTGTGACGACGCATCTCATGCACCGCTAGTCCACAAGTGAAACTACTTGTTAAAAGCAAGAACGTTTGGATTAATAAACTCTTTACCTCAAACAGTTCACCAAGAGCCGGACCATCAGCGATACGGTGAGATAAAACCATATACGTTGCAAATAATGTCGCGAACAACGCAATTTCTGCCCCTAGGAAAATCCAGAAACCGAGTATATTTAAACGCCCAGTCTCCGAACGATACTCTAAAGGCGTGTTGGGGTCGTGTGTTTCTGCATGTGCCATTTTTTCACGCCTCCTTATTTAGAAATCTTTTCTGTTTCGATTACTTCTTCAACACTTACATAATAACCATCATCATACTCAAACGAACGATAGAACAATGTTGCAAATACACCGATTATTCCAGCGATCGCCATCCACATCCAATCGAATACCATTCCGAATCCGGCAACAAAGAAGAAGGATGCCATGATGAACGGAACACCAGAGTTACTTGGCATATGAATCGGTTTAATATCTTCAGCTTTTAGCTTCTCAACTTTTCCTGCTTGCTTCTGTCTCCAGAAGTGATCAAGACCTGTTACTTCTGGAATCTTAGCAAAGTTATAGAATGGAGGCATTGCTGTAGGAGTAGACCATTCTAAAGTACGGCCATCCCAAGCATCTCCAGTTGTTTCGCGCTTCGCGTAACGGAAGCTGTAGTACATGTTGTAAACAAGGATTAAGAACGCGATACCCATCATGAATCCACCAATTGTAGATACCATGTTCAATGGACCCCAGCCAGACTCTTCGCTGTACGTGTAAACACGACGAGGCATACCGTCTAGACCAAGGAAGTATTGTGGGAAGAAACATACGTTAAATCCGATTGTAAATACCCAGAATACCCATTTACCGATACGTTCGTTCAGTTTGTAACCAAACATCTTCGGATACCAGTAGATTAAACCAGCGAAACAAGCAAATACTGTACCCGCGATCAACACATAGTGGAAGTGAGATACTAGGAAGTATGTGTTGTGGTACTGATAGTCAGCAGCTGCCATGGCAAGCATGACACCCGTAACCCCACCGATTACAAAGTTCACGATAAATCCGAGTGACCAAAGCATCGGCGTCGTAAATTGAATCTTACCTCTGTACATGGTAAACAACCAGTTAAAGATCTTAACCCCGGTCGGAATACCGATCGCCATCGTTGTGATAGAGAATACAGAGTTAACAAGTGCTCCTGAACCCATCGTAAAGAAGTGATGGACCCATACCAAGAAACTGTATCCTGCGATTAAAAGCATAGACCAGATCATGGCTTTGTAACCAAATAGCGTTTTTCTAGAGAACGTAGAGATGATCTCTGAGAACATACCGAATGCCGGTAGAATTACGATATAAACCTCTGGGTGACCCCATAACCAGAAAAGGTTCGCCCAAAGCATATCCATTCCTGCTCCTTGCAGAGTGAAGAAATGGCTGCCGAATAAACGGTCAAATGTCATAAGTGCTAGAGCTACTGTAAGAATCGGGAAAGCGAAAATAATGATAACCATTGTTACAAGAGATGACCAAGTGAACATCGGCATACGGAACAATGTCATTCCCGGTGCACGCATCTTAAGGATCGTTACTAAGAAGTTAATACCCGTTAAGAGCGTACCAATACCTGCGATCTGTAGACCGAGCAGATAATAGTTCTGTCCAGGTCCTGGACTGAGCTCGTTACTTGCAAGTGGCATGTAACTCGTCCAACCTGCTGATGGAGATCCACCGATAACGAATGAGATGTTGAACAACATCGCACCAATAAAGAACGTCCAGAAACTAACTGCGTTTAAATAAGGATAAGCTACGTCGCGAGCTCCAATTTGTAAGGGAACAACGACGTTAATCAAACCGATCAAGAACGGCATCGCCATGAAGATGATCATGATTGTACCGTGTGTTGTAAAGATTTCGTTATAGTGCTGTGAATCGAGGAACTTAGCCTCTGGAACCGCTAGCTGTGTACGCATTAAGAGGGCATCTACCCCACCGCGGAACAGCATTAAGACAGCGGATACGATATACATGATACCGAGTTTTTTATGGTCAACCGTTGTAAGCCATTCGTCCCACAACCATTTCCATTTTTTATATTTAGTAAGATAGAACAGGATACCCACCATCGTAAGTACGATGGATACGTCAGCACCATATATCATCGGGTCGCCTGTTACGAAAAATTCATCCCATTTCATATTGAAATGCCTCCTCTGTTAATGGGCATGAGAATCCCCATGAGACTCTGATTCTTCAAGCTTCTTCATCTCTTCTTCACGCTTCTTCTTTTCTTCCTTACCTGCTTTGGAGTGAGGAAGCTTCTCTTCATAACCTAAACGTTCGCGAGCATCTAACGCGTATTCAGGGTTTTTAGCATGATCTACCCAATCTAAGTGAGTAGAAGAGAAAGTCATTTGTTTCACGTGACCAGGAAGCATAAGCTTGTCATACTGACCCTTCGAAAGCTCAGGAGCATCAGCTTTTGTTTCACTCGCCCACTTATCAAACTCTGCATCAGACATAGCCAACACATCAAACGTATGGTTAGTAAATCCTTCTCCTGTAAAGTTAGAGTTACGTCCTTCATAAGTCCCTTGCTCGTCAGCTTGCAGATAAAGCTCTGTCTCCATGCCAGCCATCGCATATTTCTGACCACCTAACTGAGGTACCCAGAACGATGCCATCGAATCAGCTGAAGTCAGTTTGAACAATACAGGTCGATCTTCAGGAATGTGAAGATAGTTAACTGTTTCAATATCTTGCTCTGGATAGGAGAATACCCATTTCCAGTTTACAGACGTTGCATGAATCACCAACGGCTTTTGATCTTTCGACTCTTCAGGAGGTCCTTCAAGAGAATAGATACTCTTTACCGTTGGAATCGATAATGCGATAACGATAATAATAGGAATGATCCACCAAATCGTCTCAAGAAGATGACTTCCTTCATTATCAGGATCATATCCTTTATGGTTTTTGCGATCACGATATTTATAAACAATAAAAGCAGTAAGTGCGTAAACAACTAGTAGGATAAATAACATAAACCAGATGGAATACATGATCAGATCCCTCTGTTCTGCTCCTACAGGTCCTTTTGGATCTAAAACAATCATATCGCTGCAGCCGCTAAGCATAAATACGGCCATCAATAACCCGAATGTAAAAAACGGCTTCAACCGTCGCATCACCAGGTCCACCTTCCTTTCTCTATTTACAAGCATTTACTTTTGCCTAATAAAAAACGAACCAAGAGTGATTATAGAGCATTGTGAATTAAATCACAATGTAAAACATAGGCAAATTTTAAATGACAAAAAACCTTTGCTTTCATAGTACCAGAATCCTAATAAATGTGACTCTATCCACAACAAATGTCACGATTACTTCAAATAAAGCTCACAACTTTATCACAGTTTTGACATAGAATGTTCACGTTTTTGGAAGAGACTTCTTTCAATGGAAAACAATCTTGAGCTTTTTAAAAGTTCAGTTTTTACTTTTTACCCTATTTACACCCAACATACACCTGCCTATGTAAATTTTACAAATAAAAAACGACCTTGCCTGATTAAGACAAGATCGCTATTTCTTAAACTTTTATGCACTTACTTCAACTTGATTTTCAGTGTCATTGTATACACTTGTATCAAGCTGATTTTGAACCTTACTTGTTAACAATCCTGATGTCATCGCACCACTTACGTTAACAGCCGTACGACCCATATCGATTAATGGCTCAACAGAGATCAATAGACCTGCTAATGCGATAGGAAGATCCATTGCAGAAAGTACAAGTATTGCCGCAAACGTTGCTCCACCACCAACACCTGCTACACCGAACGAACTTAGCGCTACAACTACAATCAATGTCAACAAGAATGATGGTGACAACGGATCGATTCCCACCGTTGGAGCGATCATAACGGCTAGCATTGCAGGGTAGATTCCCGCACATCCATTTTGCCCGATAGAAAGACCAAACGAACCTGAGAAGTTTGCAATTCCGTCAGGTACACCCATGCTCTTTTGCGTACGAATATTTAATGGAAGCGCTCCTGCACTCGTACGTGAAGTGAAAGCAAAAGATAGTACAGGGAAAGATTTTTTCATATAAGTAATCGGGTTTAAACCTGCAAATGTTAAAAGCAATAAGTGAATTCCGAACATGATCAGTAAGGCGACATATGAAGCAATTACGAACTTACCTAGTTTCGCGATTGCATCCATATTGCTCAGTGCAACTGTTTTGGTCATCAACGCGAGAACCCCATAAGGAGTTAGTCGAAGAATCAACGTTACTACACGCATGATTACCGCATAAAACGCATCAACAATCTTAGCAAAAAGCTCTGCCTGCTCTTCTTGCTTACGTTTGACTCCTAGATAAGCCACGCCTAGGAATGCAGCAAATATTACTACAGCGATCGTTGAAGTCGGACGAGCTCCAGTAAAATCTAAGAATGGGTTAGCTGGTAATAATGAAAGAACCTGTTGCGGAAGTGTCAGATCTTTTACCTCGGCAAATGTACCTTCCATCTCTTCACCACGAGCAGTTTCTGCATCCCCTTGCTCGATTTGTACAGCTTCAAGATCAAAAACAGTAGAAGTTGCAATTCCGACAACCGCAGCAATTGCAGTCGTACCTATTAATATTCCGATAATCAATCCACTAAGTTTTCCGATGTTTCCTTTTAAGTTCAGACGCGTAAACGCTGAAAGGATTGAAATGAACACGAGTGGAACAACGATCATTTTTAAGAACGTCACATAACCGCCGCCGACTAGATTGAACCAGTCAGTCGACTTAGCAGCAACCTCAGAGTCTGCTCCATATCCGTACTGAAGTCCCAGTCCAAACAAAATCCCTAGACCAAGCCCCGTAAACACACGCTTTGAGAATGAGACGTGCTTTTTTTGCATGTAATACAAAACACCCAATAGTATAAGCATAATTGCTATATTCGATAAAACTAAACCAGTAGTCACCTACAAGCCCCCCTTTAGTTAACTAAAGTAAAATTAATACAATTAAACCCATCTGTCAAGTAAGGATTACCAGCAGGATGTTTTTTAGCCGCCACCTCCTCACACAAAAAAAGACAAGCTTTTAATAAGAGTAAGCCCATCATTAGTGTGTTTATGCCGTAGTCACAGGTGAAATATTTAGTTGTGATACAGATATATTCAACTTAAAACTAAGATATGCTTGTTTTTGTAACAAATCCTTATGACTTGGTACTAAAGTTTGGCTAGAGGATATTTTAAACTGGTGGCTAAGCACATGAGCAACAGGTTTCACACTATAAAACGTCGCACTGAATCAAAAATAAATGAATTTCCAAACCTCTAACGAATGCGAAAACAGGATAAAAGTAACCATCTAAAAGAAGGACTATTTTCCTGCATATCATAATAAATTGTAGATGAGTAATCATTCTTACATATTTAAGGGGGAAATTTAATGACGTTTTACGGATCAATCGTACTTTTGCACATCTTAGCAGCAATAGTTGGACTCGGCGCAAGCTTCGCGATGCCAGTCGTTACTAAATTTGCTAAAACTACAAACCAAGCTCGCTTTGCACTTCAAGTTAACGCTAATATAGAAACTCTACCGAAGATTGGCAGTTTAACACTTCTTGCAACTGGACTTTTATTAGGTTATTTAAATACTTCACTATTTAGTGAATTTTGGTATATCTCTTCATTAGTTATTTATGTCCTTGCACAAGTTCTTGTTATTGGCATCATTCCAAAAAAACAGAAGCAGATGAGTAACATTCTGAATTCGCATGAAGGTGATGACCTTCCTCAATCTTACCGTACGGTTGATAGACAGCTGGATCCTTATATTTATTCTCTACATGGTTTAGCTGTTGTTATAATAATTTTAATGGTAGTGAAACCTTTTTAACCTTCATAATTCCCTCTTCTCTTGGACACAATACGTTGTAAAGAGATGAGGAGTGAAAAATATGGCACGCGGAAAATCGTTCGAACATAAAAAACAAGGTCATCCGGGAAGATTTCCTGATAATACCCTTCAAAATCGATTGGTTGAAAAGTCGGATGAAACAGATTCAGTGAACCTTGCAACAAAAGAAGCGTTCAAGAACCGAACGGGTGAGCAAGAATAGATGACATTCATAGCACTCTTGGAAAATCTTCCATGGGTGCTTTTTCTTTTTTAAGATTACGTATGCACCTATTGAGTTCCTTCCCCATTCAATACTATAATCAAGAGGGTACAAATTACTGACAGAAAAGGTGTTATATAGATGAGTATTTTAACGGTGCAAGGCTTAAGCCATGGTTTTGGCGATCGTGCCATATTTAATGATGTTTCCTTCCGCCTGCTTAAAGGTGAGCACATCGGTTTAATCGGTGCAAACGGTGAGGGGAAGTCAACGTTTATGAATATTATTACAGGCAAATTAAAGCCTGATGAAGGTAAAGTAGAATGGGCAAAAAAGGTACGTGTCGGCTATCTAGATCAGCACACGGTTCTCCAAAAAGGCATGTCTATTCGCGACGTGTTGAAGAGCGCGTTTCAATATTTGCTCGACATGGAAAATGAAATGAACAGCATGTACGAAAAGATGGGTGAAGCGACACCTGAAGAGCTTGAAAAGATGCTTGAAGATGTTGGCGTTATTCAAGATACGTTAACAAACAACGACTTTTACGTAATTGATGCTAAAGTTGAAGAAATCGCGCGTGGACTTGGTCTTGATGATATCGGTTTAGACCGTGACGTACACGATCTAAGTGGTGGGCAGCGTACAAAGGTATTGCTTGCTAAGCTTTTATTAGAAAAGCCAGAAATTCTCTTACTTGATGAGCCGACAAACTATCTGGATGAGCAGCATATCGAGTGGCTGAAGCGTTATCTGCAGGAGTACGAAAATGCGTTTATCTTAATCTCGCATGATATTCCATTCTTAAACAGCGTCATTAACTTGATCTATCACATGGAAAATCAAGAATTAAACCGTTATGTTGGGGATTACGATCACTTCAAATCCGTTCATGAGATGAAAAAATCTCAGTTAGAAGCAGCGTTTAAGCGTCAACAGCAGGAGATTGCCGGATTGAAGGATTTCGTTGCCCGTAATAAAGCACGTGTTTCGACTCGAAACATGGCAATGTCTCGACAAAAGAAACTCGATAAAATGGATGTTATTGAGCTCGCTAAAGAAAAACCAAAGCCAGAGTTCAACTTTAAAGAGGCGCGTACGCCAAGCAAGCTGATCTTTGAAACAAAAGACCTTGTAATCGGATATGACGAGCCACTTTCTAAGCCGCTGAATCTGCGTATGGAACGCGGTCAAAAAATTGCTTTAGTCGGTGCGAACGGTATCGGTAAAACAACGTTGCTCCGCAGCATACTAGGTGAGATCACACCTGTATCAGGCTCCGTTGAGCGCGGTGAAAACCTAGAGATCGGTTACTTCGAACAAGAAGTAAAGTCAGCGAACTATAATACATGTATCGACGAAATCTGGAGCGAGTTCCCTGGTTTCTCTCATCATGAAGTTCGTGCTGCCCTTGCGAAGTGTGGTCTAACTACAAAACATATCGAGAGTAAAGTAGAAGTGCTGAGCGGTGGAGAAAAAGCGAAGGTTCGTCTATGTAAATTGATCAACCATGAAAACAACGTTCTTGTACTCGATGAGCCGACCAACCATTTAGACGTTGAGGCGAAAGATGAATTAATGCGTGCATTGAAGGCCTTCAAAGGTAGTGTGCTGTTAATCTCCCATGAACCTGAATTTTATAAAGAAGTTGCAAATGACGTCTGGAACTGTGAAAGCTGGACGACGAAAGTGTTTTAAGTAAATCTGTTTGCTAGCCCTCATCTTTGGATGGGGGTTTTTTATTTGGGAGTTATTTTGGTAATGGGATGGTATAGGTTGCGGCTTTTCTTGAGCCCTTTGGTTTTAAATCCATAGCACGGAGAATTTTATACATGCTAGTAGAGGAATTAAGATGCAAGAAGTTTCGTAATTCTTCATTTTTAACTTGAGGATTTATCAAGAGTCCATAATCATGAATAGCTTTTATATGTGCATCAGCATTCTTATTAGAACAAGTTAAACAAAGCCAGTGTCTCATTGCTCTTTTCATCGGTAAGTTACCACAATTAGGGCAAATAACTCCTGTGGCTAAATCCTCTTTTTTTATCTCATATTGTTTTAAAATATCATTATTTATCTGTTTATGATTCTTTATTAAAAGTTTACTCAATTTCTTTATATCTTTTTGAGATAAATGATGGTGTGTATAATTTTGCGTTAAACGATGAATCGCCCGAATCAAGTCTTTGCCTCTAACAATTTTATTAAGACTTTTCTTATATGAAGGAGAAATTTTAATTACTGAGTGAATATTAGTTATCACTACTAAATAAAAGATAGGTATGCCAGCAAACTTATGAGAGGAGAGCCATTCCTTAAAACATGAAGCTTGAAATTCAACTTGTATGATTGGATCTGGAAACGCTTCTTCAATACCGTTTCTGGTGCGAATCACTTGGTTAAATTGATTGTCAAAATACAGGTTTCCTATTAAATTCTTAACTTCAATGATTAAACAATAGTGTGGAGTTATGATGAGAGAATCAAGCTGGAAGTATTGTTTTTGCGTTTTATCTCTTGGGAGCCTTAAATCGTGGAAAATATAATAGTTTTCTACAGGTAAATCACTTAAATGATAATCAAGGGACTTCTCTCCATTAAACCCAGCATTAAATTTTGCCCTATCACTTAAAATATCCGGTTTTTTGGAGAAATTCAGAGGCATTCTTTCTAATAATGAATCTAGTTTGAAAAGTGTTAACAGTTTTGTTCTTTCTTTTACTATCAAATCATCACCTCACACTTAATTTCCTTATAAAAATTCAACAATTGCCACTAATTTTCCTTTCATGAAAAAGCAGAATTTTTTTATAAGTCCT encodes:
- a CDS encoding YojF family protein; this translates as MQLIQTNEVQKTLDQLIGKELYLHLETTNGAYANHNNESVLTVNAYIRNGKVTPLSGKIMGNGPYRVGLKIELGWIYAEGLTHWEIDTEGRLLMAGHDAEGRLAVALQLSSSPFDV
- the bshB2 gene encoding bacillithiol biosynthesis deacetylase BshB2 codes for the protein MDDHLLVIFPHPDDEAFGVSGTIAQHTKKGLPVTYICLTLGQMGRNMGNPPFATRESLPLIRQKELEDACAAVGIQDLRQFGFRDKTVEFEDEKFLADQFLAVIEEVKPTRLITFYPGYSVHPDHEATARAVVRAVGSMPEMDRPELLCVAFAKNSEEDLGAPHVVTDISDVFEEKMNCIKAHRSQTQWLVESVDKDPAMLAWVKNERFWRYPL
- a CDS encoding spore morphogenesis/germination protein YwcE, producing the protein MDVFMVYLFVATATPLFLWNDSRKLALWQTPFIALLWTYVVLFMANDSLSLFVHSFFITVFIANVVFAHYAAYIVWGRPYLAKRKMEKAKY
- the qoxD gene encoding cytochrome aa3 quinol oxidase subunit IV, which gives rise to MANKTVANEHHGFPWKHLIGFVLSIVLTLFALWIALGTDLSLTWILIIIFGFAFLQAALQLLMFMHVTENSTKSNLTSRVQIGNILFAAFVAIVIVIGSVWVMTAGHAKHDKDQHAPKTENHENHGGGSEHDSGEHGSHE
- the qoxC gene encoding cytochrome aa3 quinol oxidase subunit III, translating into MAHAETHDPNTPLEYRSETGRLNILGFWIFLGAEIALFATLFATYMVLSHRIADGPALGELFEVKSLLIQTFLLLTSSFTCGLAVHEMRRHNVKGLITWMAITLGLGLGFLYFEIQEFLHFIHEGANIGTSAAWSGFFVLVGTHGAHVTFGIFWVTMVLIQVAKRGLTPATSAKVFITSLYWHFLDVVWIFIFTAVYLMGMVTHNG
- the qoxB gene encoding cytochrome aa3 quinol oxidase subunit I produces the protein MKWDEFFVTGDPMIYGADVSIVLTMVGILFYLTKYKKWKWLWDEWLTTVDHKKLGIMYIVSAVLMLFRGGVDALLMRTQLAVPEAKFLDSQHYNEIFTTHGTIMIIFMAMPFLIGLINVVVPLQIGARDVAYPYLNAVSFWTFFIGAMLFNISFVIGGSPSAGWTSYMPLASNELSPGPGQNYYLLGLQIAGIGTLLTGINFLVTILKMRAPGMTLFRMPMFTWSSLVTMVIIIFAFPILTVALALMTFDRLFGSHFFTLQGAGMDMLWANLFWLWGHPEVYIVILPAFGMFSEIISTFSRKTLFGYKAMIWSMLLIAGYSFLVWVHHFFTMGSGALVNSVFSITTMAIGIPTGVKIFNWLFTMYRGKIQFTTPMLWSLGFIVNFVIGGVTGVMLAMAAADYQYHNTYFLVSHFHYVLIAGTVFACFAGLIYWYPKMFGYKLNERIGKWVFWVFTIGFNVCFFPQYFLGLDGMPRRVYTYSEESGWGPLNMVSTIGGFMMGIAFLILVYNMYYSFRYAKRETTGDAWDGRTLEWSTPTAMPPFYNFAKIPEVTGLDHFWRQKQAGKVEKLKAEDIKPIHMPSNSGVPFIMASFFFVAGFGMVFDWMWMAIAGIIGVFATLFYRSFEYDDGYYVSVEEVIETEKISK
- the qoxA gene encoding cytochrome aa3 quinol oxidase subunit II; this encodes MMRRLKPFFTFGLLMAVFMLSGCSDMIVLDPKGPVGAEQRDLIMYSIWFMLFILLVVYALTAFIVYKYRDRKNHKGYDPDNEGSHLLETIWWIIPIIIVIALSIPTVKSIYSLEGPPEESKDQKPLVIHATSVNWKWVFSYPEQDIETVNYLHIPEDRPVLFKLTSADSMASFWVPQLGGQKYAMAGMETELYLQADEQGTYEGRNSNFTGEGFTNHTFDVLAMSDAEFDKWASETKADAPELSKGQYDKLMLPGHVKQMTFSSTHLDWVDHAKNPEYALDARERLGYEEKLPHSKAGKEEKKKREEEMKKLEESESHGDSHAH
- a CDS encoding L-cystine transporter yields the protein MLILLGVLYYMQKKHVSFSKRVFTGLGLGILFGLGLQYGYGADSEVAAKSTDWFNLVGGGYVTFLKMIVVPLVFISILSAFTRLNLKGNIGKLSGLIIGILIGTTAIAAVVGIATSTVFDLEAVQIEQGDAETARGEEMEGTFAEVKDLTLPQQVLSLLPANPFLDFTGARPTSTIAVVIFAAFLGVAYLGVKRKQEEQAELFAKIVDAFYAVIMRVVTLILRLTPYGVLALMTKTVALSNMDAIAKLGKFVIASYVALLIMFGIHLLLLTFAGLNPITYMKKSFPVLSFAFTSRTSAGALPLNIRTQKSMGVPDGIANFSGSFGLSIGQNGCAGIYPAMLAVMIAPTVGIDPLSPSFLLTLIVVVALSSFGVAGVGGGATFAAILVLSAMDLPIALAGLLISVEPLIDMGRTAVNVSGAMTSGLLTSKVQNQLDTSVYNDTENQVEVSA
- a CDS encoding DUF2269 family protein, whose translation is MTFYGSIVLLHILAAIVGLGASFAMPVVTKFAKTTNQARFALQVNANIETLPKIGSLTLLATGLLLGYLNTSLFSEFWYISSLVIYVLAQVLVIGIIPKKQKQMSNILNSHEGDDLPQSYRTVDRQLDPYIYSLHGLAVVIIILMVVKPF
- a CDS encoding ABC-F family ATP-binding cassette domain-containing protein; amino-acid sequence: MSILTVQGLSHGFGDRAIFNDVSFRLLKGEHIGLIGANGEGKSTFMNIITGKLKPDEGKVEWAKKVRVGYLDQHTVLQKGMSIRDVLKSAFQYLLDMENEMNSMYEKMGEATPEELEKMLEDVGVIQDTLTNNDFYVIDAKVEEIARGLGLDDIGLDRDVHDLSGGQRTKVLLAKLLLEKPEILLLDEPTNYLDEQHIEWLKRYLQEYENAFILISHDIPFLNSVINLIYHMENQELNRYVGDYDHFKSVHEMKKSQLEAAFKRQQQEIAGLKDFVARNKARVSTRNMAMSRQKKLDKMDVIELAKEKPKPEFNFKEARTPSKLIFETKDLVIGYDEPLSKPLNLRMERGQKIALVGANGIGKTTLLRSILGEITPVSGSVERGENLEIGYFEQEVKSANYNTCIDEIWSEFPGFSHHEVRAALAKCGLTTKHIESKVEVLSGGEKAKVRLCKLINHENNVLVLDEPTNHLDVEAKDELMRALKAFKGSVLLISHEPEFYKEVANDVWNCESWTTKVF
- a CDS encoding nuclease-related domain-containing protein, whose translation is MIVKERTKLLTLFKLDSLLERMPLNFSKKPDILSDRAKFNAGFNGEKSLDYHLSDLPVENYYIFHDLRLPRDKTQKQYFQLDSLIITPHYCLIIEVKNLIGNLYFDNQFNQVIRTRNGIEEAFPDPIIQVEFQASCFKEWLSSHKFAGIPIFYLVVITNIHSVIKISPSYKKSLNKIVRGKDLIRAIHRLTQNYTHHHLSQKDIKKLSKLLIKNHKQINNDILKQYEIKKEDLATGVICPNCGNLPMKRAMRHWLCLTCSNKNADAHIKAIHDYGLLINPQVKNEELRNFLHLNSSTSMYKILRAMDLKPKGSRKAATYTIPLPK